In Treponema pectinovorum, a single genomic region encodes these proteins:
- a CDS encoding PP2C family protein-serine/threonine phosphatase, whose translation MFKAQRRIFLVVIYIFVALIFLSLAVYLVPQIKINDYSGYKSTFPTIVTAILFCILILAASTIYKMLRIYLENKAMRTGSTAFLTEFTEKLKMCYSSEDFYNLIGKILEEKADCSVIYVNKATNYVLYNSPNRISSNQEFIDQLARNYPIEWEDGIFFLGENFGIVSTHKVARGFFMACNSHHFYVFCRYTERFDFEIFPKLFEELQRFQLRSQTISSLSEISELSNEWEQLAETQRSFLPHKMPNTDRLSIAAYFRPLINVSGDYYSVLKIDEHKTLVMLGDVSGKGLAAALVMGLVMNTVKIKENKEDLPSMIYAIDKSIKEMHLQDKYTVLFLGIIDTQKMTIRYVNASMSDPIIVTRSPDGYRIKALTSNCSILGIIPVEDIQVNEQRLFSGDLIMMASDGVSEVMDENKIELGETELFTNTIKKSASKSPSEFIDDIVKLVFSYNSDSKLHDDLTMLVAKIQG comes from the coding sequence TATTTTTCTTGTTGTGATTTATATTTTTGTCGCTTTGATTTTCCTTTCGCTCGCTGTTTATCTTGTTCCACAGATAAAGATTAATGACTACTCTGGTTATAAAAGTACGTTCCCAACCATTGTAACTGCGATTTTGTTTTGTATTTTGATTTTGGCTGCAAGTACTATCTATAAAATGTTACGAATCTATCTTGAAAATAAGGCTATGAGAACTGGAAGTACCGCATTTTTGACAGAATTCACAGAAAAATTGAAGATGTGCTATTCTTCTGAAGATTTCTACAATCTTATTGGAAAAATTCTAGAAGAAAAGGCGGATTGTTCTGTTATCTATGTGAACAAGGCTACAAACTACGTTCTATATAATTCACCAAACAGAATTTCTAGCAACCAAGAATTTATAGATCAGCTTGCAAGAAATTATCCTATAGAATGGGAAGATGGAATTTTTTTCCTTGGCGAAAATTTTGGTATTGTTTCTACGCATAAGGTTGCACGAGGTTTTTTTATGGCGTGCAATTCGCATCACTTTTATGTGTTTTGCCGCTATACAGAAAGGTTTGACTTTGAAATTTTCCCTAAACTTTTTGAAGAACTTCAAAGATTCCAACTGCGTTCACAAACTATCTCTTCACTCTCTGAAATTTCTGAACTTTCTAACGAATGGGAACAACTTGCAGAAACTCAACGTTCATTTTTGCCACATAAAATGCCAAACACAGACCGCCTCTCTATTGCAGCGTATTTTAGACCGCTCATAAATGTTTCTGGCGACTACTATTCTGTTCTAAAAATTGATGAGCATAAAACTCTCGTAATGCTGGGAGATGTTTCTGGTAAAGGTCTTGCCGCTGCGCTTGTCATGGGGTTGGTTATGAACACCGTAAAAATCAAGGAAAATAAAGAAGATTTGCCTAGCATGATTTATGCAATCGATAAATCCATTAAAGAAATGCATCTGCAAGATAAATATACGGTTCTTTTTTTAGGTATAATAGATACTCAAAAGATGACGATTCGCTATGTAAATGCTTCTATGTCCGACCCTATAATAGTAACTCGCTCTCCAGATGGCTACAGAATTAAAGCACTCACATCAAACTGTTCTATTTTAGGGATTATTCCTGTTGAAGATATACAAGTTAACGAGCAGAGACTCTTTTCTGGAGATTTGATAATGATGGCAAGCGATGGCGTTTCTGAAGTTATGGATGAAAACAAGATTGAACTTGGCGAAACGGAACTTTTTACAAACACTATAAAAAAGAGTGCTTCAAAATCTCCATCAGAATTCATTGACGATATTGTAAAACTTGTTTTTAGCTACAATAGTGATTCAAAACTTCACGACGACTTAACTATGCTTGTTGCAAAAATTCAAGGGTAG